The following are encoded in a window of Candidatus Deferrimicrobium sp. genomic DNA:
- the mraZ gene encoding division/cell wall cluster transcriptional repressor MraZ, whose protein sequence is MIFRGRFEYTIDPKGRVNIPAPFRDRLQESAQGSFFVTNFSDCLYSFAADDWARIEERLSRVPSTDRKMNAFVRFFLGGAVEVVPDKQGRILVPPSLRSYAGLEKEVVILGMPNRFEIWSLARWQEEIGRFEKEVHEDPGLAREISALGI, encoded by the coding sequence ATGATCTTCCGGGGACGCTTCGAATATACCATTGATCCAAAAGGCAGGGTCAATATACCCGCGCCCTTCCGCGACCGACTCCAGGAATCCGCCCAGGGATCGTTTTTCGTCACCAATTTCTCGGACTGCCTCTATTCCTTCGCTGCGGACGACTGGGCGCGAATCGAGGAAAGACTTTCCCGTGTTCCCAGCACCGACAGGAAGATGAATGCCTTTGTCCGGTTTTTCCTCGGAGGCGCCGTCGAGGTCGTCCCCGACAAGCAGGGGAGGATCCTCGTTCCGCCCTCCCTGCGTTCCTACGCGGGACTGGAAAAGGAGGTCGTGATCCTCGGGATGCCCAACCGGTTCGAGATCTGGTCGCTCGCCCGGTGGCAGGAAGAGATCGGCCGGTTCGAAAAGGAAGTGCACGAAGACCCCGGGCTGGCGCGGGAGATCAGCGCCCTCGGGATCTGA